AAAGTATGCACCCATTTTCAATAATATCAATAATACGGGCCCGGCCGATGCCTGGAACTATTACCTGATCAGGCTGGCAGAGGTGTATTTGTTATATGCAGAAGCGGCCAAAGGAACGAATGACAATGCTACTGCCCTGGAATACCTGAACAAAACAAAACGCCGTGCTTATGGTTACCCTGTAAATGCTGCGTCACCGGTTGACTATACCAGTTTAACCGGTTCTACAGTGGCCATTGGCGATCCCGTATTAGGAAATAACCCATTGTACTATGAGCGTTTTGCCGAACTGTTCAACGAAGGCGGCTGGTGGTTTGATGTGTGTCGCTGGCGCATTGGGGCTTCTGAAGCCGCATATTATGAAAACGCCATGAATGTTACTGGTAACCTCACCTGGAAAGACAAGACCTATAGCTGGCCTATTCCGTTATCAGAGTTTAATTCAAACCCAAAAATGGCCGGACAACAAAATCCGGGCTATTAAAATCTCACACAAAAAAATGATGAAACCTGGAATTGTATTAATATTCCTGTTATTTTCCGTTGTGACTTTTGCCAATCCACCATTGGAGATAAGCAGGGAAAAAGTGAAGCTGCAGTTTTTTATAGATGAGCAGGGGCGGCCGGTGTATGCTGTTTTGTTCAATGGCCGCGATGTGGTGAAACCCTCTGCGTTGGGTTTTATGCTCGAAACCGATTCCCTGTTTTATAAAAACTTTTCCCTGGTAAACGTTGACCGGAAAGTAGTGGATGAAACCTGGAAACCGGTTTGGGGCGAGTGCAGTACTATTCGCAACAACTATGAACAGCTTACCGTTCACCTGAAGCATGGTTCAGGAAAACTGCTGGATATTGTGTTTCGCGTTTTTGCCGATGGAGTAGGGTTCCGTTATGAATTTCCCCGGCAAAACAGCCTTGTTTATTTTGTTGTAAAGGAAGAGTGCACGCAGTTTCATTTGGCCGGTAACCATAAGGCATTCTGGATCCCCGGCGATTTTGATACCAATGAATATGCGTATACCACTTCGCTGCTCAGCGAAGTAAACAATACGCCGGTTGTGCAGACTGCTACTGATATTGCCGTTCGTACGGTAACCGATTCGCTGGCGGTGCAAACCCCACTGATGATGAAAACGGGTGATGGCCTCTATATCAATATTCATGAAGCTGCGCTGCTGAATTACCCGGCCATGCAATTGCATGTTGATAAGAAGGACTTCGTTTTGTCATCGAACCTGGTGCCGGATGCCTATAATAACAAAGCCTATCTGCATGCACCCGCGCATACACCCTGGCGTACTATTCTCGTAAGTGATAAAGCAACCGACATCCTGGCATCAAAAACGATCCTGAACCTGAACGACCCACCGGTTCAGCAGGATCTGTCGTGGATAAAACCCATGAAGTTCGTAGGCGTGTGGTGGGAAATGCAAACCGGCAAAAGCACCTGGAATTATTCTGACTATGCCGATAGCACCAATGCCAATGGGCAGCTGATCCCTAATGGCCGGCACGGCGCCAATACCATCAATGTAAAACGGTATATTGATTTTGCTGCAAAGAACAAGATCGGTGGCGTACTGGTAGAAGGCTGGGACAAGGGGTGGGAAGACTGGTTTGGCAACTGGAAGGAAAATGTGTTTGATTTTGTTACGCCATATCCTGATTTTGATGTAAAGGAAATTACGGCGTATGCCAGATCAAAAGGCGTCGCGATGATCATGCACCATGAAACGTCGGGCTCTGCTACCAATTACGACCGGCAGCTGGATACGGCTTTCCGGTTCATGCAACAGTTTGGTTATCCCGCGGTGAAAACGGGATATGTGGGCCGCATTGTTCCGCGGGGCGAACACCACGATGGACAATGGATGGTAAATCATTATGAACGGGTGCTGCAACAGGGCATGCGCTATCATGTAATGGTGGATGCGCATGAACCGCCAAGACCGACAGGCCTGCAACGCACTTATCCAAACTTCATGGCCTGCGAAGCGGCCCGGGGTAATGAATACCATGCCTTCAGCAATGGCAATGCACCCGATCATGAAACCATTTTACCATTCACCCGGTTAATGGGCGGACCAATGGATTATACCCCCGGTATTTTTAAACTAAAGGGTTATGCGCCTGGCATGCCAGACCGGTCAGTGCACTCCACCCTGACCAAGCAACTGGCGTTGTATGTTACGTTATACAGTCCGGTTGAAATGGCGGCCGATCTGCCGGAGAATTATGAGGCCAAACCCGATGCCTTTCAGTTTATAAAGGACGTTCCGGTTGATTGGGACGATACCAAAATCCTGGAAGCCGAACCGGGCGATTATGTAACCATTGCCCGCAAGGGAAAGGGAACAAACAACTGGTTCATTGGCGCTATTACCGATGAGCATGCACGAACAACAACGCTCTTATTAAACTTCCTGGAGAAAGGAAAAAAATACAATGCAACTATTTATGAAGATGGCGCAGGCGCTGACTGGAAAACAAATCCCGAAGCCTATTCCATCAAAACTATAGCGGTTGATAGCACTACCAAACTGAAGCTTACCCTCGCTGCGGGCGGCGGAACAGCCATCAGTATTATGCAGACTGGACAGTAGTCGTAGTCTCCTTTTACACAAAAGCCTCCTGAGAATATCGGGGGGCTTTTTAATTTACTCCTTTACTGCAGTAATTATTACGAAATATCCTTCGACATACAAACACTATTCTCAACGTTTTCATATTTGCCAAAGTTTTTGATGCGGGTATAACCGGCTTTCTCGTACAGTCTGATTGCATCGGGTTGTCTCTTCCCGGTTTCCAGAATGGTGGTGGAATAGTTTAATTCAGCCGCCCATAATTCAAGTTCCCGCAAAATATAAAACCCAATACTTTTCCCTCTGTAAGCCGGGTTCACATACATGCGTTTTATTTCTACCGTATGGTCGTTGTATTCTTTAAAGGCACCACAACCAATCGGTTGCCCGTCTAGGTAACAGACCACTACATGGTTAATGTTTACGATCTTGTTAAGCTGGGCATAAAAGGCGTGTTCATCACCATCAAGAATAGCGAGGTATTCATCCAGCAGTTTTACCAGGTCCTGAAAATCCGGGTTGTTGGAATCGGTTCGTTGAAAGGTTGTCATGATGCAAATTTAAGCTTTGCCCAGTTTCAATCTTTTCTTCCAGAAAATATAGGAGAGAATGCCGAAAATAAACCAGATAAGCATGCCGAAGATCTGGGGATTAAAAGTTGGGGCTACGGCAATACCTGCATAAGTGGCACCTGCCAGGTCAAAAAACAAACCGGCATAGGCCCATTCCTTTATCGTTTTTAGTCCGGGAATTAAAATAGCAATACAGCCAAGCAGCTTGGCATAACCGGTGAAGGCAATAAAATAGATGGGGAAGCCAAGCATATCGTGAATGAAGCCAATGGCTTTTGGGCTTACCATTATGCTGTCAAAAGAAGCAAACATCATGAGGGCTACAAATAACAGGGTGAACACCCAATAGAGAATGTTGATAGTAGTTGGTTTCATCGTTAGTTGGTTTTAACGAATATAAACAAAACTTATAAGATGTGCGTCTACTTTCCTGGTTCATATACCGCCACAGCGACCCGGCTATCGGCACAGCCATAATATAAAAACCACTTATTGTGAAAGAACACCAGTCCTTCTACAAACACCGTTCCGGCAGGATATTGCCCGCTTTTTTCAAATGGCGCGGTGGGTACAAAGAATGGTTTGTCTAAACGGCCAATCACTTTTGTGGGATCGTTCACATCAAACAGTACCTGTCCGGCGGCATAGGTATTGGCGGTGTAGGCAGTGTCTCTTCCTGCGCCTGGTTTGTTTTTTCCATTATAGAGTAACAGGATGCCTTTCTCCGTTATAATGGCCGGCGGACCGCATTCGGTAAGGTCGCTATCGAAATAGCCAGGCCGGGTCCTGACCACCGCTTTCAATTCATTTTTTTCATCCAGCATCGGTTCCCAGTTGATGAGGTCGTTGCTGGTGGCAATGTTCACAAAACGTTCGCCCCAATACATCATGTATTTGCCGTTCACTTTGGCAATCACCTGGCGGCCACTCACCAGTTTGGTAACAATGGAGGCAGACTTGCTGGCCATGTCCTTAAAGCGGCCCTGGTAAGCTTTGTAAAAAGCAGGACCATGCTTTGTCCAGGTGGTGAGATTGGTGGAAGTAGCTACCCCCAGCCGCGGTACTTTCTTATTCCATTGCGTGTACAGCATTACGTAGGTGCCGGTTTCTGTTACGGCAATGCGTGGGTCTTCACAACCCCCGGGCCATTCAAATTCCTGCTGGTTATCGGTGGTAGGAAATAGCACCGGGGTGGGCCGGCGCTTCATGGTAAGTCCGTTGCTGCTTTCTGCCAACCCTAACCTCGAAGTTCGTTCACCAATCCCTTTACCCGATCTGTCTTCAGCGCGGTAGATCACATAAATTTTATTGTTCCGGATGGTGGCAGCGGGGTTAAACACATCATTGGCTTCCCATGCCAGTTGTGTTTTGCTCATGGGGTCGGGGAAATTACTTTTGGGATCTGGCGATAAAACCGGGTTTACATTGGCAGGACGAACAAACGGACCCAACGCCCAGGCAGGCAACTGGTCCTGTGCAATGGTGTTGATGGTACTGGTCAGAAAAACAAGCGCGGGAAGCATTCGTATCATACAATAAGTTTTATTTATAAATCCGCTGAGGGCTTAAGGCTTAAAGCTGAAAGCAAAACCGCGAATTGTATTTAACCTTCGGCTTGAGCGTTCAGCGTTCAGAGTTGATACGTCAATTATACGCCAACCCGTTTTAAGGATTCCTTTTATATGTATTTTAATAAACCCCTGGCCAATAGCTGGTTCATAGTTACTAAGTTCGCTAAAAAAACAGTATGAGCAGGCAGGTGTCACGACGGAAGTTTATCATTACTACTGCAACAGGTGGAGTGGGGATGGCGATGGGGAATATCAACCGGTTGGCGGCAGCTGCTGCCAGTCCGTTTTTGGCGGGTGATGATCTGTATGCGCTCAGTAATTCGCTTTCTGCTACCTGGGCTTCTACTTTATTGGGCCTGCAAATAACAGATAAATCGCAGGGAGCCGATTATGGCGGTCTCCGCTGCCCGGGCACTCAACACATTTACGGCCGCATTGGCGACACTATTTATCCTTTTATGCATATGGCCCGGCGTACGGGCGACAGCCGCTACCTGGATGCGGCCACGTTGTTGTTTCGCTGGATAGAGACCAATGTAAGCCAGCCCGATGGTTCCTGGCTCAACGAAACAAACGACAAGTGGAAAGGCATTACCGCTTTTACCGTGATCGCTTTGAGTGAGGCCATTCGATATCATGGCGACCTGATGGACCCGGCGTTTAAAAGCGCCATAAACGACAGGCTGGCCAAAGCAGGAGAATTTATTTATTCCAACTTTAATATCGATTTCGGCAATATCAATTATCCCATTTCCGGCGCCTATGCCCTGTCGCTGTTAGGCACCATCCAGGATAATCCGAAGTTTAAAGAAAAGGGAAGGGAACTTACCCAACAGGCTCAACATTTCTTCAGCCGCAACAATCATTTTTTATTTGGGGAAGGCACCCCTTATTATGAAGCCAGTAAGAAAGGTTGTTTCTCTGTAGATCTGGGGTATAATGTAGAAGAGTCGCTGCCTAACCTAACCTTATATGGGCTGCTGAACAAAGACGAAGAATTGCTGGGCATGGTTACGGATTCTTTACAAACGCATATGGAATTCATGCTGCCCGATGGTGGCTGGGACAACAGCTGGGGCACGCGTAATTATAAATGGACGTATTACGGAAGCCGTACCAGCGATGGCTGTCAGCCGGCCTATGCCTTGCTGGCCAATCGCTATCCCCGCTTTTACCGCGCGGCATTAAAAAATGCGCAATTGTTACAACAATGCACGGTGAATGGGTTATTGATGGGTGGTCTGCATTATAACACGCACCAGGTACCGGTAAGCATGCACCATACTTTCACGCATATAAAAGCGCTCATCACTATACTGGATCATGAGCGGCCAATAGTGAAGGCAGGAGAAAAAACACTACCTCGTGAAAGTTCTTATGGCCTGCGGTTTTTTGAAGACATTCAAACCTGGCTGGTAGCTACCGGGAAATTCAGGGCTACGGTAACTGGTTACGACCGGGAATACAAAGCCATGCACAATGGCCATGCAACAGGTGGCGCACTTACCATGCTGTGGCACGAACAAACGGGGCCGCTGCTGGTAGCCAGTATGAACAGCTATTTGCTGGTAGAAGCGGGTAATATGCAGGCTGATACTGATCCACACAGCATGGCATTAACACCCCGGGTTGAGTTGAGCAGTAACGGGGTTACTTATATGAACATAAGTTGTCTCGATGCAACTGTAGTGGCCAGCCAGGCCAAAGACAGGATAGTAATTCATGCCAGCAGCCGGTTGGTAGATAAGGACCAGAAAGATCCCGAAGCGGGACCGGTGCAATGTCAAACAGAATATATCTTCACGCCGGATAAAATAACCCTTAGCCTGCGATGCGTTACAGTACCTGAGGGTTACAAAAACAAGATCCGTATTGTAGTACCGGTGATCTCCGCATCAACTGAACATGTGCAGGCAACCGGCAACAACAAAATTGTAATTCAAAAAAACAAAGCGCGCGTTACGCTCCATTCCAATCAGCCACTCACCCGGTTGGAAACAACAGGTGACCGCTTTTTCAATTTTGTGCCCGGACTGGAAGCTATACCGCTTGTGATCAATGGACGCGATGCGGTAATTGATATCTCCATACAGGGTTAATTGGTATAAAAATTAAAAAAGGCCCACGGTAATACCGGGGCCCTTTGGGTTTATTGTGCACTGTTTAACTATTTTTCTTCTTCAACTGTAAGGTTCCAGTTGCCATTGGCCGAGTTAACGGAGATGTAGTAATTTCCTTCGCCTTTTGTAATGTAGGTTTCAGTTGATTCGGATTTATCGGTCATTGCATCAGGTATGCCGCCGTCTTTCATTACATCTTCGCCTTCGGGAACTACATAAAAGGAGAATAGACCCATATCGTTATCGGACGCCTTAAAGTCGTATTTTACTTTTGCCTTGCCGCCGCTTAAATGAAATGGTGCAGACTTCTTTATTCCGGAGCCTTTGAATGTAACCAACTCTGTCCATTTTTTTTCAGCAGTCTTTTCTGTAGCGGCAGCAGCTTCTTTTGAGTCGCCGGATTGTTCAGCAGCCGCCGTGCTTTCTCCACAACCAATAAGGGTAGTAACACCGATGGCTAATAAAATACCTGTAGAAATAAGCACTTTTTTGCTTGTTAATTGCATTTTCATGGTTTGTAAATTTAGGATTTAATGTACCGGGGCGAACCTAGTAATAATCGGTTAGTTCAAAAACCGTTAAAACACCTGTTTTTTTCTGCTAAGTATTTATAGGTAATTCAGCTTATTGATTGGTTAATGATGTGTATTTATTACAGCGCTGATTGTAATTACTTGCCTATTCAACCTGTAGCCATGAATTTGTTTGCTTTTATGAAAATAACGTTGCTTACTGCCGTTGCTCTTTTGCTGAATTTCACTGTGCTTGCACAGGGTAAAAGCCAATGGGTGTATTTGAATAGCGCTGATAAACTTCAATATAAAACAACCGAACGGGGCGACAGGATAATGGATTTTTCCTATGCCGGTTACCGCGAAGGCGGTGAGGCTATTCCAACTGTACCGGTAAAAGTCACGGTAAGTCCAATATCAGGTGATAACACCAATGCTATTCAACAGGCTATAGACCAGGTAAGCGCGTTGCCTTTGGTGAATGGATTGCGCGGAGCCGTATTGTTACAACCCGGTACCTATAATTGTGAACAGCCAATTACCATCAGCACCAGCGGTGTGGTATTACAGGGCAGTGGCTCGGGTGAAACCGGTTCTGTAATAAATATGACCGGCAACCCACATGTTTGTATAACCATAAAAGGCAACAGCACAACAAAAGCAACCAATACAAAAACTACCATTGCCGATCCTTATGTTCCTTCAGGTGCTGTTAGTTTTCAATTACGCAATACAAAAGGTTTTGCAGCAGGTGATATAATCCGCATCTCACGGCCGGTAACGGAGGCCTGGGTGCAATTGATGGGAATGGATAAACTGGTTAGGGATGGTAAAAAGCAAACCTGGGTAACCGGTGAAATAACAACTGAAAGAGTAATTAAAAAGATAGAAAGGAACACGGTCACTGTTAATTTTCCGCTCACAGATTCTTATGATGAGCAATACCTGGGTAAAGACGGTGTGACGGTAACAACAATCACTACCAGTGGCGCCATTAATGAAACAGGCATAGAGAACCTGCGGATTGTTGCCCCTGTGCAATCTGTGACCATCAACGAGGGGCTTTATCGCGCCCTGAACATGAGCGGGGTAACAGATGGCTGGATGCGTAAAGTAGAGATCCTGAACACCACAAACAGTATTAGTATTACGGCCAACCGGGTAACTGTTGACCATGTTAATATTTTACATGAGGTGCCAACAAAAGGTGCTGCCAAACCAGCCGATCTGAATGGAAGCGGTGCGCAGTTGCTCTTTAATCAATGTACTATTACGGGTGATAATCTTTTTTACTTTGCTACCGGCGCCAAGGTGTCGGGGCCAATTGTTTTATTGAACTGTACCTTCAAAGGCAAGGGCTGGATCCAGCCTCATCAACGCTGGGCAACGGGATTACTGGTTGATAACTGCCAGGTGCCCGATGGCGGCATCGACTTTATGAACAGGGGCGCTATGGGTTCCGGTCATGGCTGGGCAATAGGCTGGGCCGTGGCCTGGAATTGCACTGCGCAATCTTATTTGAACCAGTTACCGCCCGGTTCGGCCAACTGGGTGATCGGTTGTAAAGGCGAACCACAAAAAAAAGCCATTCCTTTTGATGCAGAACCCGTATTACCCGAAGGGATTTATGATGCCCACAATACGCCTGTTGATCCATCCAGTTTGTACCTGGCACAGTTAGCTGAAAGATTGGGAAAAACAGCGGTTCAACATACAGGGTATTAAGACCGCACATTTATCGGCTAAAACTGCACGGTTATTAGCCAAAAGTGCGCACTTATCATTTAGAAGGTAAATTCATGAGGCATGCATTATATTTGGTACACTAACTAAAAATGCCTGCCAGCTATGAAGTATCTCCTGATAACAGCTATGCTGTTAGGTGCCCTGAATTTAGGTGCCCAAACCTGTTCCTGTGAAAAGGAATTCTTATATGTTAAAAACATTGTTGAAAATGGTTTTGCTGGTTTCCCGGACTATATAAAAAAGAATACCGAAGCGGGTTATAAGAAAAAGGTTGACCAGTTATTGAAACTTACCCATTACAAATTTTCCTACGACAATTGCCCGCTGATCATTGGCCAGTACCTTGACTTATTTAAAAGCTATCACCTGTCGTATTGGCCTGGTTTTACCGGGTGGGAAATGGATACCGCTTTCATCATTCAACGGCCACTGTTTGAAGTAAGCGACCGCGACATAAACCGGTTGAAAAAATCCAGGTCCTGGGAGGGGATTTATAATGTTTTCGATTCCACTATGAAAATAGCTGTCATAAAAGATCCCACTCCCTTACACGATTATGTAGCGGTTGTGCTGGAATCTACAAGGCCGCTCTGGAAAAAGGGCATGGTAAAGTGGGAAGGAAAATTGATCAATGACAGTACACTAAGAGGCGTGTCGTATATTCGTAACCACCGGGCGAAGGCAGATAAGCTTTTTCTCCGCGATAGCAGTAAAATGATCAGCTGGGACTGGCTGCGTGAAGGTTTTCATCAAACCAAAATTGACCCGGCTGCTTATCCGGTCAATAAACCATCGCCCGTCATCGATGCGCGAAGCCTTTCGGCCAATACGTTTTATATAAAAATGGCCAGCTTTGGCCAGGCTGCCAAACGCCCCATAGACTCCATACTAAAAGCAAATGAACAATTATTAAACACCATTCCCAATCTTATTTTGGATTTACGTGACAATGGAGGTGGGGGCGATGAGTGCTGGTGGCCATTTATTCCGTATTGCTACACCAACCCATATAATGATGTAGGTGCAGATCTGTTGGTGTCTGATTCTACCATTGCCTTTTGTAAAAAGCAATTAGAGAATAAAAGGCTTTCAAAAAGTGAGATTGACTACTGTACCCGAATCATTGCAAGAATGGAAAGTGCAAAAGGGCCGTGGGTAACAAGTGATGAGGATAAAGTTGTTACCTCCTTTACCGAAAAAGCATTTCCCAAAAAAGTGATCATCATCGCAGACAGGTGGTGCGGCAGTTCTACAGAAGAATTCCTGCTCATGGCAAAGCAGAGTAAAAAAGTGACCATTGTAGGAGAAAATACTGTTGGTAACCTCGATTATTCAAATATTATGACTACTCCGTTTTCCTGCCTGCCATATACGTTGGTTTATGCAACCACCCGCAGCCACCGTATCGATCTTGGCCAGGGGATTGACAATGTAGGGATCGCGCCCAATATTTACCTGCCGGCAAACAAGAGCTGGATCGAGGAAGCGTTGAAGATAGCGGAACAACAGTAAACAAAAAGGCCTTGAAAGTACTTATAATAAAGATTTCAAGGCTCTTTGATTAAATTTATAATAGCTATTATCATTCGGTTAATGCCTCTGTTACCACCAGGTGTGATATCCAATAAGCTAACGTGCTTTCTGCACCCTGATTCAAATTGACCCCTTTACGATGCAAGCCATCTGCACATCCACCGGTTGTAGCATCATATAAAGGAAGCCCCAGGTCGTTATTCCCGAAAAACCACTGATGACTTTTGTACATGCTATCGAGGTATTGTTGTTCGCGGGTAAGTCTGAACGCTTGTTGATAATAAAGGATCATTGCCATTACGTCAATACCCTGTTGATCAAATTGCGCAGTGGACCCGTTCTCTTTGCACCATCCCTTGTTGCCTATCGGGCTCAAAACATCATTATGAAATACTTTTGATTCAAGAAAATGCATCGACTCAAAAGCAATGGTCAGGTATTCCTCTTCCTGCGTTACTTCGTAAGCATTTAATAAAGCCAATGGCAACATGGCATTGTCATATGTGAGTTCAGGTTCAAACCAGTGCCACGAATTTATTTTGTTCTCTTTGTACATGCTGGCCATTTTGTCTGAAAGACGAATTACCATGTTCCTTTTCAGGTCGTCGGGATAATCGCATTTTATATGTTGGCAAATACCTATGATAGCATTGGCCATACCACGTAAGGAAACAAGTTTTTGAACATGCGGGTAGGCTTTGGTAAATATTTCCCGCCCCGTTTTTACGGGTAAAGAAGAGCGGCTATCATTGATCAAATAACCCAATGCCATCATGGTCCTTCCAAATGAATCTTCCGGGCACCGTTCTTTATGGCCAACTTTTGTATCGCTCATGAAATTTTTAAAGTGTCCATCGTCTGTTTGCATGTATTGAACAAAGCTCAGGTAAATCGGTAGAAGACGGGCGGCTATTGAATTCTTTTTATCTTTACATGCCCATACCGTAAGCAACAATGCCCGTGAATTGTCATCAATAGAATAACCTTCTTTTCTATTGGGCAACGTGGAATGTTGCATAATACCGGTAAGATCTGTTAAGTTGTTAATATGCTTGAAATTCAAATCTGGCATTTGGATGGCGCTATTGAAAGTCTGCTTTCCGGAATGCAAAATATCTATTGTTTCCATAATGATTTGTTTATAATTTAATTGACAGGGATGGGTAAACGACTGGTGTCAGTCATTAACTTCTAGATCGTTCTTTATTAAACTAAGAATACGGTTATGAGTCAGCGTTAATCAAAAACCGGATCGGAATAAGAAGAAGCGAGGGGGGATAGTCCCACGAATGTAATTAAAGGTAGTTGAATTAATCAGTAACAACTAATATATTATCACACGCATTAATAAAAGTCGAAAGATCGATAATTGTTTGTACTTTTAATTGGGAACCATTCGGGTTCGTCAGCATCTCGTAATCGAATGATTGCTATCAGTTAGCTTCCTTTACCACCTGCTTTTCCCTCAGAAATTGTCACTTATAAATTTTAACATATGAATATCTATGTATCGAATTTGAGCTTCAGTGTGCAGAATGATGACTTAAGAAAACATTTTTCGGAATATGGCGAAGTTGACTCCGTAAACGTCATTATTGACAAAGTTACCAATCGCAGCCGTGGATTCGCCTTTATTGAAATGAAAGATAATCAGGCTGCAGAAAAAGCAATCCGTGAATTGAATGGACTTACGATCGACAATCGGGCAATCAAAGTAAATGAAGCACGGGAGAAACGTGATTAGGCAAACAGACTAAGCGTGTAGCGATAACAATGTTATAAGGTATGCGTTCTTTTTTACTTGCTAAAACGATGGCTGTTTTGGTATTCTATTACCGTATGCATTAATTTTATCTTCTCAATAATCTTTTTTTCAAGATTACTGTTGAATTTTATTTTTTTGACTTCATCAAGGGCGCTTTCATAAGTGATTACAGCTTCCTTAAAATGACCGCTATTTTCATCCTGCAAGGCCCTGGCAAATAATTCAGCAGGAATATTTTTTTTTCGTACAATCAAAAAGCGAATTAAGATAAAAGGGATTGATAGCCCTATCAATATTATGAAGATGTAAGAAAGTGACATAGATCTGTTTTTTAGTGCTTATTAAGAGCACTTGTAAAGATGAGCACTTTCCTGCTATTATTGCTCAATAATCAGATTAATTTATGCAATGAGGTGATATTATTACAAATGCCGCCCCGAAAACCGGGACGGCATTTTTTTATAGACTTCAGTTTGTGAGGCTTTCCCGGCGGCCGGAAACCGGAAACTGCTTACGGTATCACCAGTTTGGTAGTAACCGGTTTGCCATTCAATACAGACAATTCCAGGATATAATTACCGGAAGGTAATTTGCGATCGGGTGTAATGGAAATCCGTTGATTGCCATTGGTGACCGATACTTTGGTATTATAAACAGATTGTCCCAAATGATTGAACAGTTGTACCTGGTAATTACCTGTTGGTTCATTTACCAGTTGTACATTGATCAGTTTTCCGGTAACGGGATTGGGAAACACCCTGGTTTGAGCAGCTGTTACAGGCTGGCTGGAGCTTACGCGTGCACCCGGGCGTACGAACGTAATATAGTTCAGGTTGAACCCACCTGTTAACTCAACGATCCGCAAGCTTTGTACCCCGGCCTGTAAGGCTGGTGTTGTTACCTGTACCGTTGTATAAGTTTGCCAGTTGCCGGTATTGGGAACGGCAATGGTTCCTGAAATATTCATGCCATTTAATTCCACATACAACTGGCTGCCATTGTTGGGCGACGACACGCGCGCCTGGATGGTATATACACCCGCTGTAGTAACGTTCACGGTATATTTCATCCATTCATTGGCATTTGTCCAGCCCACATCATAACCACCTTCCCCACAGTTCTCAATATCAACACCCTCAGCAGGTCTGTATTGTCCGCCGGAGTTCACCGCGTCGGCATCATTATAGGCAATATCCTGTCCGCCTTTGTCAAAATCTTCCGCTTCAATTTTTCCGGGGATGGCTATGCTTTGAACAGGATCGGCATTTACCTTGCCCCATACATACAGTTCATGTATTGACCAGTAGTTGCCTTTTGATCCTGTCTGCGTGATCCTGATATAACGGGCAGTTACATCCGGGAACAGGATCAGCGTCATGC
The Niastella koreensis GR20-10 genome window above contains:
- a CDS encoding GNAT family N-acetyltransferase, which translates into the protein MTTFQRTDSNNPDFQDLVKLLDEYLAILDGDEHAFYAQLNKIVNINHVVVCYLDGQPIGCGAFKEYNDHTVEIKRMYVNPAYRGKSIGFYILRELELWAAELNYSTTILETGKRQPDAIRLYEKAGYTRIKNFGKYENVENSVCMSKDIS
- a CDS encoding glycoside hydrolase family 97 protein, with product MMKPGIVLIFLLFSVVTFANPPLEISREKVKLQFFIDEQGRPVYAVLFNGRDVVKPSALGFMLETDSLFYKNFSLVNVDRKVVDETWKPVWGECSTIRNNYEQLTVHLKHGSGKLLDIVFRVFADGVGFRYEFPRQNSLVYFVVKEECTQFHLAGNHKAFWIPGDFDTNEYAYTTSLLSEVNNTPVVQTATDIAVRTVTDSLAVQTPLMMKTGDGLYINIHEAALLNYPAMQLHVDKKDFVLSSNLVPDAYNNKAYLHAPAHTPWRTILVSDKATDILASKTILNLNDPPVQQDLSWIKPMKFVGVWWEMQTGKSTWNYSDYADSTNANGQLIPNGRHGANTINVKRYIDFAAKNKIGGVLVEGWDKGWEDWFGNWKENVFDFVTPYPDFDVKEITAYARSKGVAMIMHHETSGSATNYDRQLDTAFRFMQQFGYPAVKTGYVGRIVPRGEHHDGQWMVNHYERVLQQGMRYHVMVDAHEPPRPTGLQRTYPNFMACEAARGNEYHAFSNGNAPDHETILPFTRLMGGPMDYTPGIFKLKGYAPGMPDRSVHSTLTKQLALYVTLYSPVEMAADLPENYEAKPDAFQFIKDVPVDWDDTKILEAEPGDYVTIARKGKGTNNWFIGAITDEHARTTTLLLNFLEKGKKYNATIYEDGAGADWKTNPEAYSIKTIAVDSTTKLKLTLAAGGGTAISIMQTGQ
- a CDS encoding DoxX family protein, whose amino-acid sequence is MKPTTINILYWVFTLLFVALMMFASFDSIMVSPKAIGFIHDMLGFPIYFIAFTGYAKLLGCIAILIPGLKTIKEWAYAGLFFDLAGATYAGIAVAPTFNPQIFGMLIWFIFGILSYIFWKKRLKLGKA
- a CDS encoding glycoside hydrolase family 130 protein → MIRMLPALVFLTSTINTIAQDQLPAWALGPFVRPANVNPVLSPDPKSNFPDPMSKTQLAWEANDVFNPAATIRNNKIYVIYRAEDRSGKGIGERTSRLGLAESSNGLTMKRRPTPVLFPTTDNQQEFEWPGGCEDPRIAVTETGTYVMLYTQWNKKVPRLGVATSTNLTTWTKHGPAFYKAYQGRFKDMASKSASIVTKLVSGRQVIAKVNGKYMMYWGERFVNIATSNDLINWEPMLDEKNELKAVVRTRPGYFDSDLTECGPPAIITEKGILLLYNGKNKPGAGRDTAYTANTYAAGQVLFDVNDPTKVIGRLDKPFFVPTAPFEKSGQYPAGTVFVEGLVFFHNKWFLYYGCADSRVAVAVYEPGK
- a CDS encoding S41 family peptidase; the encoded protein is MKYLLITAMLLGALNLGAQTCSCEKEFLYVKNIVENGFAGFPDYIKKNTEAGYKKKVDQLLKLTHYKFSYDNCPLIIGQYLDLFKSYHLSYWPGFTGWEMDTAFIIQRPLFEVSDRDINRLKKSRSWEGIYNVFDSTMKIAVIKDPTPLHDYVAVVLESTRPLWKKGMVKWEGKLINDSTLRGVSYIRNHRAKADKLFLRDSSKMISWDWLREGFHQTKIDPAAYPVNKPSPVIDARSLSANTFYIKMASFGQAAKRPIDSILKANEQLLNTIPNLILDLRDNGGGGDECWWPFIPYCYTNPYNDVGADLLVSDSTIAFCKKQLENKRLSKSEIDYCTRIIARMESAKGPWVTSDEDKVVTSFTEKAFPKKVIIIADRWCGSSTEEFLLMAKQSKKVTIVGENTVGNLDYSNIMTTPFSCLPYTLVYATTRSHRIDLGQGIDNVGIAPNIYLPANKSWIEEALKIAEQQ